A window of Diadema setosum chromosome 2, eeDiaSeto1, whole genome shotgun sequence contains these coding sequences:
- the LOC140242036 gene encoding cilia- and flagella-associated protein 100-like, which translates to MSAPGSPAGSPSPPSRSPTSGEKKSRQDLVSRQSGRVTFPQSIKSASQHSAITESEENVPADFNPFTMPADNDIFMLRDKERQRKKAERIKQRGLKVHEKTTYTSRVNALRASMRKPLEELDAEEEEEEGDEKALAVKDDPAFTIAVTRDRHVEKESLPDYIAKKREMFLVQYSLGVKRDEMRKLEEIASAEERKLELAEQYLEEDAAMFDEFLKENDKNSVEAIKIAESETKAKMEKVQEIRKINEEIGRIRGEISKNEVLLKDYQLYKKFLDSLTPHEWKDEKRKERLEKRKLKGKDRDKLVSAGKKKVSSASTDGRNSKASATRQGGRLSSRGSANKRATVQSPTKSEDEAKHAEDDSDYESDEEPELYFSDPQQLLDIFADLEEQNLSLIQNSQETEESLEEIKQTINTTETRMNRETEILKQQIDMLKHAIDREEDKARDLEHKSKMFSFGEFKAEDQEAMLDTLNNKVEDVYRNCIGDNEANISTLQMLTNIENKLEELFESIETMPPEKVEAAEKAKEKERRLRLREEKLEAQRIHQEERVRRALERAQADPKKKTGRKLVYRSEPPQTKRKVDRSKEKANKEEEEMAYFFT; encoded by the exons ATGTCTGCACCAGGCTCACCGGCCGGATCTCCATCTCCGCCATCTCGTTCTCCTACATCTGGAGAAAAGAAGTCAC GCCAAGATTTAGTTTCCCGTCAGTCGGGGCGAGTGACCTTCCCACAGTCGATCAAATCCGCTTCACAACATTCTGCAATCACAG AGAGTGAAGAAAATGTGCCTGCAGACTTCAATCCGTTTACCATGCCAGCTGACAATGACATCTTCATGCTGCGGGACAAGGAAAGGCAGAGGAAGAAGGCT GAGAGAATCAAGCAGAGAGGTCTGAAGGTGCATGAGAAGACAACGTACACATCAAGAGTTAACGCCCTGAGAGCTTCGATGCGCAAGCCCCTCGAAGAACTTGAtgcagaggaggaggaggaggaaggagatgAGAAGGCCCTGGCTGTTAAAGATGACCCTGCTTTCACTATCGCTGTCACCAGAG ACCGCCACGTGGAGAAGGAGAGCCTGCCGGACTACATTGCCAAGAAGCGCGAGATGTTCCTGGTCCAGTATTCGCTGGGTGTCAAGCGGGACGAGATGCGCAAGCTGGAGGAGATCGCGTCGGCAGAGGAGAGGAAGCTGGAACTGGCCGAGCAGTACCTTGAGGAAGATGCGGCCATGTTTGACGAGTTCCTCAAGGAGAACGACAAGAACTCGGTGGAGGCCATCAAGAT agcTGAGTCAGAGACCAAAGCAAAAATGGAGAAAGTTCAGGAAATCAGGAAGATCAATGAAGAGATTGGCAGAATTAGAGG TGAAATATCCAAGAATGAGGTGCTGCTGAAGGACTACCAGCTCTACAAGAAATTCCTGGACTCACTCACACCCCACGAATGGAAGGATGAAAAGAGGAAGGAGAGACTTGAAAAGCGTAAACTGAAGGGCAAGGACAGAGACAAGCTGGTTTCGGCAGGCAAGAAGAAAG TGTCCTCAGCCAGCACAGACGGGAGGAATTCCAAGGCGAGTGCCACCAGACAAGGGGGTAGGCTCTCCAGCCGTGGGTCTGCGAACAAGAG aGCCACTGTTCAGAGTCCTACCAAGAGTGAAGATGAGGCCAAACATGCAGAGGACGATTCAGACTATGAGAGCGATGAG GAGCCAGAGCTGTACTTCTCAGACCCCCAGCAGCTGCTGGACATCTTTGCTGACCTGGAGGAGCAGAACCTGTCCCTAATCCAGAACAGCCAGGAGACGGAGGAGAGCCTGGAAGAGATCAAGCAGACCATCAACACCACTGAGACCAGGAT GAACCGAGAAACCGAGATCCTGAAGCAGCAGATTGACATGTTGAAGCACGCTATTGATCGGGAGGAGGACAAGGCAAGAGACCTTGAACATAAATCAAA AATGTTTTCATTTGGAGAATTCAAGGCAGAGGACCAG GAAGCAATGTTGGATACATTAAACAATAAAGTGGAAGATGTGTACCGAAACTGCATAGGCGACAATGAGGCAAATATCAG CACCCTGCAGATGCTGACCAACATTGAGAACAAGCTGGAGGAGCTGTTTGAGAGCATCGAGACGATGCCCCCGGAGAAGGTGGAGGCGGCGGAGAAGGCCAAGGAGAAGGAGCGCAGGCTGCGGCTGAGAGAGGAGAAGCTAGAGGCCCAGAGGATCCACCAGGAGGAGCGGGTCAGGAGGGCACTGGAGAGAGCCCAGGCAGACCCAAAGAAGAAG ACTGGCCGCAAGTTGGTGTATCGCTCAGAGCCCCCGCAGACCAAGCGCAAAGTGGATCGTTCAAAGGAAAAAGCCAacaaggaggaagaagagatgGCGTACTTCTTTACATAG
- the LOC140244346 gene encoding uncharacterized protein: MSWSKRLRDPSAGDFSNWRNPFDFYNLLMMDDIKLYNWLQQHNLIASSMRCELCARPCKLVSNSAKKGGKVWRCKGGITWKHDKTYSVHHHSIFERSQFDVRELLVFIQEWALGSSLHRCAIESGLNYKRTSVDWANFLRDLMRKFVDDIYYGGQEPMLAGHVEIDESLFGRRRCKFHRGDPRGQKIWILGMVERSTNRIILYPVDSRNENTLIPLIERHVEKGATIYTDGWRAYSSLNDRGYRHFTVEHKSTFVQVYQDVATGEETVVHTNTIEGSWKIAKEHFRKINGTSINNFEGHLSEIIWKNRVIVGKENILEAMFSLITTYYTLHRKPSLEVHHEPLFDSWSAKQTADKVFREDEAGNHSSDQPSTGEASTGVPEEASTHSEHGPSTSYRLPRAPAPASPTAPAMPALDPCAKRQFGSPEQRVSKARKPAGSPASGGKKKPKKTTRTGTLCHPPGFRPLKIGKEVTVGTKQPAYTKSDFEYDWSSDSDFE, from the coding sequence ATGTCTTGGAGTAAGAGGCTGCGCGATCCGTCAGCTGGAGATTTCTCCAACTGGAGAAATCCATTCGACTTTTACAACTTGCTAATGATGGACGATATCAAGCTATACAACTGGTTGCAACAGCATAATCTGATCGCCTCTTCGATGCGCTGTGAGCTGTGTGCCAGGCCCTGCAAGTTGGTATCCAATTCTGCAAAGAAAGGTGGAAAAGTGTGGCGATGCAAAGGAGGCATCACCTGGAAACACGATAAAACGTACTCTGTCCATCATCATTCTATCTTTGAGAGATCGCAATTCGATGTTCGAGAACTATTAGTGTTCATTCAAGAATGGGCCCTTGGATCTTCGCTCCATCGTTGTGCCATCGAATCAGGTCTGAACTACAAACGCACCTCAGTCGATTGGGCAAATTTCCTTCGGGACTTAATGCGGAAATTCGTCGACGACATCTACTACGGAGGACAAGAGCCAATGCTAGCAGGGCATGTTGAAATCGACGAGAGTCTGTTCGGCCGCCGTCGGTGTAAGTTCCATCGCGGTGATCCACGGGGTCAGAAGATTTGGATTCTCGGCATGGTCGAGAGAAGCACCAACAGGATTATCCTGTATCCCGTAGATAGTAGAAATGAGAATACTCTCATTCCCCTCATCGAGAGGCATGTGGAGAAGGGAGCAACCATCTACACAGATGGATGGCGAGCCTACTCGTCTCTTAATGACCGCGGATATCGCCACTTTACCGTGGAGCATAAGAGTACGTTTGTGCAAGTTTACCAAGACGTGGCAACCGGGGAAGAAACGGTGGTGCACACAAATACAATCGAGGGGTCGTGGAAGATCGCTAAGGAACATTTCAGAAAAATCAACGGCACAAGCATCAACAACTTTGAGGGGCACCTCAGTGAAATCATTTGGAAGAACAGGGTGATTGTGGGGAAGGAAAACATCCTGGAGGCAATGTTTTCCCTGATCACCACCTACTACACCCTCCATCGTAAGCCTTCACTAGAAGTTCATCACGAGCCACTGTTTGACTCGTGGTCCGCTAAGCAGACGGCTGATAAGGTGTTCAGGGAGGACGAGGCCGGGAACCACTCATCGGACCAACCGTCAACGGGAGAAGCAAGCACTGGTGTGCCAGAGGAGGCAAGCACACATTCTGAACATGGCCCCTCAACATCTTATCGACTCCCTCGTGCTCCAGCTCCAGCCTCTCCGACCGCCCCAGCGATGCCAGCACTCGATCCCTGTGCTAAACGCCAGTTTGGTTCTCCGGAACAACGCGTTTCGAAAGCAAGGAAACCTGCTGGAAGCCCTGCATCAGGAGGCAAGAAGAAACCGAAGAAGACTACGAGAACAGGCACTCTCTGCCATCCACCTGGTTTTCGACCACTGAAGATCGGCAAAGAAGTCACCGTCGGCACGAAGCAACCAGCTTACACAAAGTCGGACTTTGAATATGACTGGTCGTCGGACAGCGACTTCGAGTAG